The window GTGCTCTCCTGCTCTAGCACACTGTGGGAAAGTGGCATGCCTGCAGACTGGAGCATGGGAATGCTGGGTCCTGTGTCTGATTTAGGTCTCAGGGAAAAACGTAAGTCCCTCTGGGATGGGTTTGTCTTCCTGCAATACTGATACATCCTCTTCTCTCTGACAGGGGAACTGTACTCTGGCAAGATGCCCTCTGTCTGGTAAGTCTTACACTTTTACTTCACTTCAGGCTACCTAGAAAAGAGCAGAGCTGATGATGGAGGTTGGTAACAGGTCTGATTGGAGTTTATTTCTACCAGTCATGTAGTGAAGAAGCAGTGGAATGAGCTAAGTTTCCATGGGAGTGCCTCTTTGCCTGAGGTACATGCTGCCTGATTCATTTGCCTCTGGTGAAgatttcacagcagcagcacagtgtaTTTAAGCATTGCAGTGCTTGAAGCACATGCTGTTGCAGAGCCTTAACTCTCCAAGAAACTTATTTGAAAACAATGGGTGAATATTAAGTGACATGCCAAATCTAGTGTGCCTGTGAACTCCATTTCGGTGCTTAAACTGTTTTTCCTTAGAGCTCTGTTTTTTTCTAGCTGTACAGTGTTTGTGTAGCATTACTTTACTCACTTCTGATTCCACTTTGAAAAACCAGTTAAATCTGCTTATCTTTTTTGGTCTCTAGAGTTCCAATATCAACTATTTAGCAGGGGATGGTGTAGAAAttgtgttgcttttttaaaaaataaagtgggGAAATGGTTCTTCCCTCTGGCATTGTGTAATTGAGATAATTATGTTCTCCGGTTACTACGCTGACTCTCTTTAAGATCAGTCTGGAAAATTGCCCAGTGGCCTATAAGAGGCAAAGGACAGGAGTTCAGTTCGTAATAAAAATTGCAGTGTCAGGGCATCTGAGCAGTGTGGGAAGGGAACCGTGAGCTTTGTGAAACTGGGAAGCTGTGCAAGTATTTCCCTGTTACgagttttagaaaataatttctctggaCAGGCAGTGGGCAGAGAAGAGGGATGATGGTGGCTCGTTACTGTGCCCTGCACCCTCttttcagtccttttttttcctccttagcTGTCTGTGCAACTGTGAGGCTTCCTGGGTGTGCCTCTTACAGGGCTAATACCTTGCTCCTACTCTTCATATGGGTGTGGATAACTCAGCAGTCCTGGAGGTGGTTTCCTCATAGCTCTTTCCTGGTTTTGCTCTGAGCAGGGtagctgctgctttgtttgcCCTTTTCAAAGTTATCCTTATTAGCTTTGTTGCCCAGCTATAATCGTTTTCCCCATCCCTGTAAATCTAGATGAAGACAAGACCACTGTTCtggtcagctctgggcaggttTGATGGCACTGAGGTGTCTCTGCATGGTTATATTCCCCACTTGGTCCCAAACATCTTTCAGGGTGGGCAGCAGTGTCCTCTGCCACCTTTTATCTGACAGGGATACTTAAGGGCTGGACAGCTGGATAGTGTTGCTGTGGGTAACTCCTTTCTCATTCACAGGTGTGTCTGGGAGCCAAGGACTGGCTTACCCAAACAGCAGGAAGCTTGTGTAAGTATCCACAGGAAAAGTGTCACATGGGAGGACTGGGGCTGCTCTAGCCATAAGATGTGAGATCTGAGAAACAGAATATGGTTGGCTGTCATGAAATCCTGTGCACATCGTAGGAACATGTAGCTAGCCCTAAGGAAATCTAGATTCTGCAGGTTGGAAACCAAGAATAGGCTTTGTCTGCAACTGGATGCTGAGACAGGGAAGGGACGGGAGTGaggaaaacagcaataaatGGATTTCTACCCTTTGATTATATGACTAGAGGTTTGTTTGCTCTATCATGGTCTCCTGGTAGGTTTTCTGTCAGGAGAAGTGGGGTCATTGACAGAGCTGTTGTTCATATGTCAGGGTTTACATTACTGAGGAGGtcttataaaaatgtatttggggAAATAACTGTAAGAGTACATGCATAAAAGCCTGAAATACCGGTCTGTTTTACAAAGTAGCCTGCACTAGAGGAAATGCTAAAGCACATTTGTTTCCAAGTGTTTTCCGAATGTGATGTCAGTAGATATAAAAATCATCCTTTGGAATGATTGGGATTGCCAGCTCCCTGTGGAGAAACATGGTGGAGGGAAATAGCTGGATTTTGGATGCGTTGCCATAGGCAGTTTATggtgcttttctcttttttggaGCAATCTAACAACTTCTACAGAGATGACAGTCCTAATCTGGAGGTAAAAAAATTGTTGCTGCACTAGTCTTGGGCATTGCATGGGCTGGCCAGGTCACCCTTTAATCAGTATTTAAACCACAAGGGTTCTGTTGGGTTGTCTGTCTAAATTAAAATTCCATACTTGAAAAATTCTCATTGAGTTTCTGAGAGCACTAATAATGGTAGGATGTAATGTTTCATTTCTTACTGGATTGTTGCAGCTTGAACAGTAAGTAGGAGTCCTTTGGAACAAATACATCAGAACAGCCAAGCAGCCTTTCACATCAGTTAAGCAAATGTAAATTCTGTACCTGAGCTTGGTGCcggcagcctgcagaggaatgtTCTTGTGTGTTtatgcttttctctctttctgcagaGTAAATAGCTCCAGTGTCTTCACTGTCCGCTACTTCAGAACCACTGCGGTACATAGTAAGTAAAAAGTCAGGAATTAGTGTGATGCTTCTTTTGCGACCTCCTGCTGTCCTGCCAACAGCTGCCTTCCATCCTTGGTCAAGGCTCACTGCCTGCAGGGATGACTCAGGGTTTATATCCCCAGGGCCCTGAAGATTTTGTCTGGCATTCATGTCACAATGTGGCTTTCAGTCAAAAGTGAATTTCTCTGGTGTTTAAATGTTGACCAGTGTTGAAGCAAGGGGACGGATAGCAATTGATGTCTGATGGCCTACCCCCTTTAGCAGAGTTGTGATGACAAGAATGAAGCAATGCCATAATTTTTTAGCTCTGGATGCAGTCAAGTCTGTTTGTCTCTCTCACAGGGGATGACGTGGTTACAGTGAACACACCAGCCTTTGCAGAGTCAGTCACAGAAGGAGATGTCAGGTGGGAGAAAGGTAAGCAATTGCCTCTTGCCTCTTCCCTgaaatttttattgctgttacTGCTGTGTTGGACACTTTGGGGATGCATTACAGTTCACTGACTGAcatcctgctctgtgcctttcaGTCTGTGACAAATGAGGCATTTAATTGCAGCTCTGCTAAGGGGTAAGGATTGCAGTTACTGCCTCATCACCTCTCTGTCAAGGGTAGTGTTGGATGAAGGGAGATATCTAAGATGGAGTTGTAACTGTGCAGTAATTGCTTGAGCTAGTGTTGTCTTTAGAAGTTGTGGAGAATTGGGATGAAAAACTTATGGGTTAGTGTGGGGAAACTGCTGTGGGTAAAggggggaggctggagcacACCTCCCTCCTCACAGTGGTCTTCATATCTGTCATTCAGCTGTTGGAGACACAGTGGCAGAAGATGAAGTGGTGTGTGAGATTGAAACAGACAAGGTAGGAGTTTCTGGACCAAAACCTTTTCTAGTTCTGTAGCAGGTACCCTGTATGGCTTCTCTCCTGCTAAGAGCTCCTAGAGCCTGCAGGGCCCTGACTGTGTCTCCTGCTCTCTTCATGGAGAAAAGCTTTTCTCATCTAGTGTGAAAACTTGCTGTGCCTTAAGTGAGAATTATTGATAACCCTTACTCATCCATTTGATTAATCATCACTGGTGTTGATGTTTATTGGAGCTGTAATTCTACTCCTTCCAGTCTGAGTGCTCTGAGTTTTGAAACCTGTTTGTGTTTCAACAAAGGAGAAATCTGCAAGCCACAGGTTGTTTTAAATTTAGGCTTTAAGTTTATCCACTCCTGAAAGGAGTGTTAAGGCTTGGAGTTCTTGCTGAATTCTCTGCCATGTTCTGTTTTCAGCTTTGCTGTCAGGAAGATGCTGGCAGTGGGTCAGTTCTTGATACACCCTGGAGATCAGGCTATACATCACACTGCCATCATCTCCTAAAGCCTCTAACTATTGGCACAAAGTCCTGGTGGAGGGTGTGAAAAACTGGTGCAAATAGTGTGAGACATGGCTGCTGTCTGTGCCAAATTACAATGTGTATCTCTGTACATATTGGCAACTTCTCTTGGACACTTGTTCTCCAACCAGTGTTTGGGAGAAtttcactgattttcttttttttcagacatcAGTGCAagttccagccccagcagctggtgTGATTGAAGCCCTTCTGGTACCCGATGGTGGCAAAGTGGAAGGGGGGACACCTCTATTCAAACTCAGGAAAACTGGAGGTAAGTTAGGCATGTAGAACTTGCATAGGCCTTTGTGTTTCCACCAGTTTTTTCTGAAGATGAAACCAAAGCATTTAGAGGGATCCTGAGAGAGGTTAAATAATTCCTCCATCTGCCTCTGTAACTGGAAGAAAATACTCCTATTCTGTTGTCCATTAGAAAAGCATCATTTTAGTCCTTCTGAGGGGGATCTTCCATTTTGTTCCCTTGGGAGGAGACTGAGCTCTTAGCTGTAACTAGTTAAGAATTCCCCTAATTCCCTTCTGTGCCCTGTTCTCTGTagcacccagcctcctccagtGAGGAGGTTAAGAGGGTTGATGAGTAAAACACTTTCACAATGGCTTTCTCTTGTGGTGGCTTCTGTCAGCTCAGTAGTGCTGAGAACATAAAGGTACTCTGCCTGAGGGTTTACTTTTGTTAGCTTGGTTGGACTCACAGATCTCTGCCACTGGAAGCTAGTGCCCTCACCATGGTTCTTCCTTGtctttcagctgctcctgccaaggctaaacctgcagcagcccctcctcctcctcctgcagcccctgaacCTGTAGCTGCACCTGCTCCTccccctgctgcagcaccaaTTCCCACTACAATGCCGCCAGTGCCGCCTGTGTCAGCTCAGCCCATTGACAGCAAACCAGGTGAGGCAAAGCCCTTTGTTCCTGTTCTTGAGTCTCTCTTATTTGGGGCAGAGTGTGTAAGGTTAAAGACAGCAAACAGAGGCATTTATGGTGAAGGCCTCCTCCAGTATTGCCCTGCATGCTCCAGACTGGATTGCTCAGCTATGCCTGGAACCTTCCCAGCCTAATTCAGGGCTGCTTCCATACTGTGTTGCTTAAGCAAGGAGCTCAAATGTGCTTTCTACCTCAGGGCTTTCTCTACCTGGCTTCTGGTTTTGACTGATGTGTTTTTTACCTTCAGTGTCTGCTGTGAAGccggctgcagccccagcagcagctcctcctggggaGGCAGTGCCCACCAAAGGTGCCAGATCAGAGCATAGGGTAAGCTGTGGGAACAGGGGCCTTGCCTGCTCTTCTGTTGCTAGGTGATAATCTCTGGCATAAGCCTTCAACTTTCCAGATGTGTCCATATCCACCTGTACACACCCAGCTCAGTAGAGCTGTGACAAGTGGGAAAATTCTCTACATGAGGGAACCGCTTTTGAGTGCTGTGGAGGAGGAGCTTGGACCAATCCGGCACAGGTCTTTTCTTGGCAAAAGTTTTGTCTTGAGCTCTGCTGACTCAGGACAGAAGGGCTCAGTGTGATCTGCTTGGTTTGTCCACAAGCCCTCAGCAAAGGGTTGAGGTTGCTGAAGCTGTCTTGTGCATTCTTAAGAGAGCATGGTTGAGCAGCCTGCTTTCTTAGCAGTCTTGCTCATCTCACATTAGCCACATGGAAAGCTATGCATGCTTGGAGGTCTTGAGGAATGCAGAGGTCAGAAGTAGCTATACTGGTGATGCATTTCAGCACTGCTTTTCAAGTGGACTGTGTGTTGAGCTGAGCAGTGAAATAAACTCCTCAGCCCATTGTGGTCCTGACCTAGAATGAAAACCTTGGCCCTAGGCATGTAGTCAACCAGATGGCAAGAGAAGGGCCTTTTGGGTTTCTTGTGCATCTTACCCTTGGATAAGCTTGAGGCAGCTTCTGCTTATACCTTTTCAATTTGCAGGTGAAAATGAATAGGATGCGTCAGCGTATTGCGCAGCGGCTGAAAGAGGCTCAGAATACTTGTGCCATGCTGACCACTTTCAATGAGATCGATATGAGGTGAGGAGCAAacctctttttccctccttgaGTAGAAACAGATGAAGGCAGTCATCTTTAAGTAGCAGTCAAAACCTTGCAAGTTTTTCTCTGAGAGATTGGCACCATGTCTTTTGGGACCTCTTAGGTGTGTACCACAGCCTGCACAGCTTCTTCAGGACCATGTTGGTGTTGTGGTATGAGGGGTACATGGCTTCCTAATGGCCTGTCGTTCCTTGGGAGCCATCTGCTGCTTGTAACAGGGGTAGTCTCTGGTTGCTGTTCTGTGGGCGTTTTGGTGGAAGACTGGTAAATGTTGAGCAGAAGACCAGAAGGAGCTGGTATCACTTGTATATAATGGCTGTTAGAAGGCAGCAAGATGTAGCATCTGCTTTCTGCCACTCCACCAGGTTACTGCTTTTGGTGGTATTTAACTTCAGGTGAGTTAGTTCTCCAGGACTCATCAGCCCTTCAGGTGAGCATTGCTTAGGCCTAAGGCCTTTGCTGTCAGATGGTACAGCTTTCCAGAGACAAACCAGcacccttccccatcctcacaAGCAGGTGGGGGGCTCCTGACTCAAGTGCTTGTGTGGACTGAGCACACTAATGTCTTTGGAGGGTGGGCAGCTTATGTTACAATGCATTAAGGGGAAATTGTGCTCAAATCAAATTGCCTTGTGAAATCCTATGCTACTCCTTAAGACaaaacatgtaaatatttgGGTCTCAGAACAATAAGGCTGGCAAAATAGTCTTTATTGGagggaagtgctgctgctttatCTCCTCTCAGAGGCTCACTGAGGTGTCGCTTTACGCCAGCCTGGGGCTCTCATTGCATCTGGTAATGTGGTTTGGATTGATTACTGTGAAGTTGATTCGTGAAGACCTGTGCTGGGGCCTCCTGCTTCCCACGGGGGTCAGTGTCTGAAAGGAGGAGGCCTTAATGAGCCAGGACCACAGCAAGCTGCATCCTCATTGCTGCAGTGCTTGTGTCTTGGGAGGCACTAATGTCTTTGGGCGGTAATCCTAACCCTAAACAAGGTTAGGCgcaggaaaacaaacactcTAAACCATGGAAAATCCTGCTCCTTGGTGAAACTGTCTCTTCAAAGACTCAAGGTCTCTGAAGGGGGAAGGGATGAATGCAATTCCTCAGCATCTGGTATTAGCCTGGAATAGGTAGAGCTTGTAAACACAGCTTAGTTGATGTTTTGTAAATGACCTCAATTTTGATTAATAGAAACAATGGGAAACAGTGGGAAAATGTGATTAGTCTGGTCAAGAGCTGTGGTTGGACTGGCACCCACTATCATAGCACCTGGGAAAATTCCTTTCATATTCACTGAACTCCCAAAGCCAGAGAGTTGGGTACAAAGGTGGTGTTGTGCTGTCTGGTGCTGGATTTGCAGAGTGGCTGAGGTCTTTTCCTTTGACTACTTCGATTTAATTCCTGCCTGTTTACTGCTTCTTGCATTTCTTGCTTTTTCATCCTTCTGTGTCAGCCCAGCCACACCTGCATTTGGTGTCTGTGGTGCCACACCGGTATGAGCACTGGTGTGTCCAGGGAATAGGTGGCAACATCAGGCCTAAGCAGGAAATATGCCATGCCCCATCTTGCTTGTATGCCTGGCAGTGTGGGCCTTGCAGGTTTACCCTGGCTGTGGAGTGCGTGGTCCAGGACCAGTTTCCATTTGATTCTTAGAGCCGTGTTCAGTACCTATGATATGTGAAGGGTTTTgcagcaggctggaggaggTTTTCCACTTGGTGCCGTGGATTTGCATCCTTGGGGCTGGCACTGAAATCTGTTACAGTGTGAGGGAACGACGTTTTCTTGGATTCCCCATTTACCAGTGCTGTCGTGTCTTTTGCAGCAACATCCGGGAGATGAGAACTGTACACAAGGACACCTTTCTGAAAAAGCACAACCTGAAGCTAGGTTTCATGTCAGCGTTTGTGAAAGCTGCAGCCTTTGCTCTGCAGGACCAGCCTGTTGTGAATGCAGGTGAGTGGTGACCCTTGCTGGTGACTTGCGTGTCTAGGCAACACGGCAGAACAGGGGAAGGCAAGTGGCCAAGTCCATGGCAAGAGCAGTAGCTTGGAGCAGCAAGTGCAATACACAGGAAAAGGGGGGACTGTCCTGCACACTGCAGCTGATTTGCTAAAGCCACCTATGTAGGTAGAGGACAGCTTGCCAAAAGGGACTCAATTAGGAAGGGGTGACAAGAGTGGGGCTGGAGCCATGCGTATGCAGCctgcagagggcagagcctgctgGTTGGTGTACAGGTGGCTGCACAGCGCAGTTCCTGGGGGTGTCAGGTGCTTGCTGAAACACAGAAGAGCAGAATAACCAAGGGGAGAATAACTGAGGAGGACTGAGCTGTGTGGactgttttctttccatctaTCCTGGTGCCTCTCCCACAGGTGCAGTGAGGGCTCATTCTACTCTGGAGTTATGTTTAAGCTAGACATGAGCAAGTTGTTATGATTTTGTAGCCTGTCAGACCCTTGATCTTAGGTTCTGCATATGTAACAcaagtttttttctctttctagtGATTGATGACACGACCAAAGAGATTGTGTACAGGGACTATGTGGACATCAGTGTCGCTGTAGCAACTCCCCGAGTAGGTACCTTGGATGCTTTGTCCATGCTTCCCACAGCCTTTTCTGTGGGATGATCATGTACTTTGAGCCAGTTCAGCTTTGTGCTCTGTTGCAGCAGAAATTAACTTATAAGACTGATTGTATAAATGAGACACCTGGTAGATTATGGACTGCTGAGATAGGTTTTTAGAGAAGTTGGGGGACCAAGAATATTCTGCCACTATATTCATCTTAATAAGAGATCTGGTAACAGGGTCAATATAAATCTCAGTTGTTAATGACTAGGGGCCAGATTAGGGAAACCCTTTCTTGTCATGAATCCATGACATAGGCAGGAAAAGCTTTGAAGATTCTCTGGCTAACTTTGCTGTGCTGTTCCACAGAGATGTTTCTGTCCGGGGAGAGTATGGGGTGGAGTTACAGATGTTGAATTAGTGAATTACCTTCTCGATTAGAAGGTTATGAGACAGAGGTTTGATGGGGGCTGAAGTTCTGTCACTGTCTTCTCCCAAAGTCTAGGGGAGGCCCAGCATAAAGAGGTGAGAGAAGGAGATGCCAGCTGAAACCTCTGAGTGCCTCAGCTGGGAATTTATCAGTGTGGAGCCGGCTCCAGACAAACCTGATTTTATGAGATAGGCTAACAAAGGCGAAGATGATGGCTCAATTTAAGGTGTCAACCCTTGGTGTGTGTCATGCCAGGTTTCCTGTCAGACTGCCAGGGtgtgaggcagctctgccaaccagctgctctgtgggctgAGGTGGAGGTGGGAACTCTCTGGGGCTGTATCCAGGTTCCTGCCCCATGACAGCTATCTGTGTGTCACTGCACTGAATTTGCTATTCATGGACTTTGCTTCTCCTCAGGGTCTGGTGGTCCCTGTGGTTAGGAATGTAGAAAACATGAACTTTGCTGACATAGAGCGTGCTATCTACGAGTTGGGAGAGAAGGTAAGGAAAGTTTTCTAGAGAGGGTTGGGAGGAATGGAAAGAATTGGAAGTGCTGGATTGGCATGTATTGATTTGGTCTCTCTCTAACACACTGCATTGTGCTGTTGAGAGGGATCCAGTTACATgtctggctgtgcctctgccttCTAGGACAGCTCTACTTGTTACCCTTCCAGAAGACTGCAATCTGTGCATTAGGGACATGGTGCATCTTCATCTTTGTCTTTAGAGGCCAAGGCTGAACTGCCCTGGGGTGGAAGTCCCTGTGTCTGTCTCCTGCAAAAGCAGGAGTTGGAAGCAAAGGCGAGAGAATCCTTCCCCAAAGCCACTAGATGTTCACATCTAAGGATGCATTTTTTGAGCAATTTGTGCTGGTTTTCAGCTGAACAAATCAATAAGCAAAGCTCTTGAAATCATTATTTATTCCTGGAGAGAGTGAATGTCCAAACCCTTGTTCTTTGCACTCTGTGATCTGCATGGCTTTCTAAGACCTTACTGTTACTTCCAGGCACGGAAGAATGAACTGGCCATTGAAGACATGGATGGTGGCACTTTCACAATCAGcaatggtggggtttttgggtcACTCTTTGGAACACCTATCATTAACCCACCCCAGTCTGCCATCTTAGGCATGCATGCCATCTTTGACAGGCCTGTGGCTGTGGGAGGCAAGGTAGGTGGACCTGCACAGGGGGTTATTGTGAACTGAGGATGGGGCTCAGCAGACTGAGGACCTTTCTCTAAAGGATTGGTGTCACTTCTGAAACACAGTAGTGtgaaggaggagcagagacTAATGGGTATAGGGCACCATTCCTGGCCCTGGTACTTGCCCAAGCTGTGCAGGGGACTTTGTCCTATCTGTGAGTGGGCAAACTGGTTATAATCTGCTTAGGTGCGGGAAAGAGGAGGTTGTAGCCTTTGTGATAGGGAACAGTTCCAGGAGGGGACCTGATCTTGTATGTGGCATGGACCCAGCCTGGGTGGGTGGGTAGGTAATTTTGCCAGGCAGGACACATCCAGGAGGGCCTGAACCCAGGATCGGGGGTGGTGAGAAGCCAGGTCTCCCCTGAATTCGTAGGGGGGACCAtgcaggcaggagcagtgagCTCACTGATGCCGTGTCACTCCCCAGATCGAGGTGCGGCCTATGATGTACGTGGCGCTGACCTACGATCACCGGCTCATCGACGGCAGAGAGGCCGTGACCTTCCTGCGCAAGATTAAGGCAGCGGTGGAGGATCCCCGCGTGCTGCTGCTCGACCTGTAGGGCAGCCACACCCCCACACCACCACCCAGGACAGGGCGCAGCACCAGCAGGGACAATGCAGGGCATTCAGGAACTGGCAGGGGTCATTCCAGTCTTTCTCCCTCCGCTGTGACTGGAGCTATCCCAGAGGGAATTACGGGGATAGCTCCTACCTCCTTTCCTATTTTGTTTAATGAAGGTTTAGTATCTCACAAGAACTGCCATGCAGTGGGCCAACCACTGATGGCACTGCCTTTCCAGAGTCATCTGTGTGGCATCCTCTCCCTCACAGCACCAAACTCTCACCTCTAGCTTGTCCTATACCACTGGAaactgcttgctgctgctgtgctagggtacccttccctgcccctccGTGGCAGGTTCAGCTTTATTGCCTAGCACTAAGGTTcctgggagggagaggagaggctaCTGTCCTGTCCATGTTttgcttgaaaatatttcacactCATCTGCCTTGCAAGGGTGGTCTGGCCCCGAGGCCACTTGCAGGAAAAGTTTTGGTCAGAGCAGGGCTTGAGGTAGGTGTTATGCTTCTGGCAGTGCCCTAGTTACACTCCCTCCACAGACAGTAACACGGGGTAGCAGCTCCCCTACTTTCCCTTGGAGATTGTCTTTCACCAGCCCAGTCACTGTGGCGTGAATGTTCTTGTCGGGGTGGGCAGAGCCCGTGACCTCTGTGGAGGCCTCACTGTTCCTGGGACAACCCTTTCACCATTACATGCCCGGCTGGGGGTGAGGACCGGCCCCCAGCAGCTCTCGGTGACTCACAGCTCACTGGCAGTGGATCTGACTGCTGGCTTCCTGCGTGCAGGGCTTGGCCTGCTCCAGACACAGCTGGGGGCCAGGCCTCTCACTGCAATGTATATCCCAGCCCGCGGGTGCTGGttttgggggaggggggcagtTCTTAATCTGATAGCGCACACATGAATTGAGGGGTGAGGGGGTTGCTAGTGCCTGCAGAGTCTATTACTCTTACCCCCTACACAGAACttgtaacaaaaatatttaacacagcggattttaaatgaaataaaaccgTGCAACGACTGCAAGGTGGAGTGTGTTTGAGGGGACGAGGActatggcagcagcagcatcctgagTGTAGTGCAAGAGTCCTGTTACCTGCTGGTGAAAGAAAAGAGGCAATGGGAACTGAACCCATCGCTGGTGCTACTAAATTGAGTCTTCCCTGCCTGTGAACACTGCTGTCCTCAAACTCTCTCCCaaagaattggcttttcccAGCGAAGAGGAGGTTTTTAGGGCTGGAAATCATCCTTTTCTAGCAACAGGACTGTTACAGATGGTGAGGAATTCTCAGCATTAGCTAAAGGACATGAGGGAGACCTGGGACAGGCTCATCAAGTTTTTCAGAAGTTGGGTTTTTACTGCTGCAACGGGGGATAGTTGTAATTCATGCAAGTGTGGAAAAGGCTGTTGCAGAAGGATAAAGGAAGCAAGAACAAGGAACACCAGAAGCTGTCTGTGGTGCTGGGTGTTTCCCCAAGAAGCTGTTCTCATTGAGACTGTATAAAATCATTCCTGATCATGGCAGGGTTTTCCCACCTCTGACATCCAATTCAGAGATGGTTTACCCTTCCCAGCTACAGGTGAAGAGGACAGCCccttccaaaagaaaacaattgcaCTCACAGCTGCCATGTGGATGAAAGGGAGAGCAGTTCCTAGTACTGGTGCCTGCATTTTCCTGGCACCTAGGGACAAAAACAGAGTGCAGAGTCAGCTTTTTTGCCTGGCCCTGGCTAAGATAGGTtagcagaagaggaaaaaactgTTCTGGGAAGGGTAGAATCTAATTCTTGCACAAATAAATCAAGTGAAAGAGAaggttttgaattaaaaatgctgcttgCACTCAGCCTCTGAGTTCGGGATTCAGAGGGTCCACCTTGACATTGTACATGAGCCTGGGGAAGGGTTTATTCTGTCTGGAGCTGCAATAAATGAGACCTTTGAACCAATCGGGAAGGGAATATACAGTCAAGCCCTTAAAATAATGCAGCCTAGCAAACTGCTTTATTTAATCTGCCCTGTCAAGGTCTGCTGTGAGAGAGTGCTTGAAACTTCCTTTTGACTCTCTTGGGTGTCACCCATGACACTGAGTTGCGTGATGCTGGGGTGTGGCTTTGGACACAGGGTCCTTCCTCCTGAACCTCCCCCGAATCACAGCACTAGAGGCTGGTGGGCAGgggtgccaggctgcagctgcagggttCAGTCAGTGCGGGCTGCCGTGGAGAGAAGTCCCAGGCTCAGCAGCACCTGTTCTCTGGCCTTCTGTGGCGTTAGTGGTCAACCCCCTGCTCAGTCCTCCAGTTCTGCACAGCGACTGAGGTCTCCATACCTTTGCCGGTGTAGGAGATGACTTTTCcagagctctgcttccctctggtGGACGagcgctcctgctgctgcctgggagggtgtCTTTACTGCTGCGGGCAAGCAGGAGCTGGAACCAGCTGGCCACAGAGAAATGTCGCTGGTGCCAGTAgaattactactactactacttaCTATGGGACATAAGTGACCAATGTGAGGggggtgctgggagaggagggcagAACTGCACCGCTGCCATTGCGAGCTCATTCTTCAGCCTGGGGCTTTGGCttgcacagctgggcacagcagcctccaCCTTGGGCTGTCAGCAGATGTGTTTGTGCTGCATTTTCTTTAGTCCAGAAGG is drawn from Prinia subflava isolate CZ2003 ecotype Zambia chromosome 5, Cam_Psub_1.2, whole genome shotgun sequence and contains these coding sequences:
- the DLST gene encoding dihydrolipoyllysine-residue succinyltransferase component of 2-oxoglutarate dehydrogenase complex, mitochondrial, encoding MVPLWRSRCLGRALGRSLRALRQGNCTLARCPLSGVSGSQGLAYPNSRKLVVNSSSVFTVRYFRTTAVHRDDVVTVNTPAFAESVTEGDVRWEKAVGDTVAEDEVVCEIETDKTSVQVPAPAAGVIEALLVPDGGKVEGGTPLFKLRKTGAAPAKAKPAAAPPPPPAAPEPVAAPAPPPAAAPIPTTMPPVPPVSAQPIDSKPVSAVKPAAAPAAAPPGEAVPTKGARSEHRVKMNRMRQRIAQRLKEAQNTCAMLTTFNEIDMSNIREMRTVHKDTFLKKHNLKLGFMSAFVKAAAFALQDQPVVNAVIDDTTKEIVYRDYVDISVAVATPRGLVVPVVRNVENMNFADIERAIYELGEKARKNELAIEDMDGGTFTISNGGVFGSLFGTPIINPPQSAILGMHAIFDRPVAVGGKIEVRPMMYVALTYDHRLIDGREAVTFLRKIKAAVEDPRVLLLDL